A genomic window from Ignavibacteriota bacterium includes:
- a CDS encoding ABC transporter permease, whose product MLVYLGPLTLGLILALLGLGVYISYRIFNFPDITVDGSFSSGGVVALMAIKNGTDPVSATLLGVLAGMIAGSVTGLLQTRLHVNKILSGIIVMTGLYSANYFLMDSSAVVLIDEASLKTQAADIGAALFSESTLAALKQAVLPAEDIVFAAMVLCIVAVVSFALYAFLRTNIGLALRASGENERMVRALGVNTNLTVLIGLAISNGLVAAAGALYAQDVNTADLTTGVGFIAVGLTSVIVGQVIAGRGRLARALASVVLASVIVRYLVAALLALGVETDYFKLINATFLVLVLWLPDVLRRRAR is encoded by the coding sequence ATGCTCGTCTACCTCGGTCCGCTCACGCTCGGCTTGATACTTGCGCTGCTTGGGCTCGGCGTGTACATCAGCTACAGGATTTTCAATTTCCCGGACATCACCGTCGACGGTTCCTTCTCGAGTGGCGGTGTGGTGGCTCTTATGGCCATCAAAAACGGAACCGATCCCGTCAGTGCTACGCTGCTTGGCGTGCTCGCGGGCATGATCGCGGGCTCAGTGACGGGCCTGCTGCAGACCCGCCTGCACGTGAACAAGATCCTGAGCGGCATCATCGTGATGACCGGCCTCTACTCCGCAAATTACTTCCTGATGGATTCGAGCGCCGTGGTGCTGATCGACGAAGCGTCGCTCAAGACACAGGCAGCGGACATCGGCGCGGCATTGTTTTCGGAATCCACACTCGCGGCCTTGAAACAGGCCGTGCTGCCCGCCGAGGATATTGTTTTTGCAGCCATGGTGCTGTGCATCGTTGCAGTGGTTTCCTTTGCGCTGTACGCGTTTCTCCGCACCAACATCGGACTGGCGCTGCGCGCATCGGGCGAGAACGAGCGCATGGTGCGCGCACTCGGTGTGAACACCAACCTCACGGTGCTCATCGGACTGGCGATCTCGAACGGGCTCGTGGCCGCGGCCGGCGCACTGTACGCGCAGGACGTCAACACGGCCGATCTCACAACCGGCGTCGGCTTCATCGCGGTGGGATTGACCAGCGTGATAGTCGGCCAGGTGATCGCGGGCAGAGGACGCCTGGCGCGCGCTCTAGCCAGTGTCGTGCTTGCCAGCGTGATCGTGCGCTATCTCGTGGCCGCGCTGCTGGCATTGGGCGTGGAGACCGACTACTTCAAGCTGATCAACGCCACCTTCCTGGTGCTGGTGCTCTGGCTTCCCGATGTACTGCGGAGGCGCGCGCGATGA